The following proteins are co-located in the Armatimonadota bacterium genome:
- a CDS encoding class I SAM-dependent methyltransferase: MKDAREIVPLNPEQARLRDFDLREINAQDPGDHMALKYMARLEAVAAAVRKYAPFGGLVLEVGCAQANAGLLLAEEGYRCVGLDLLPDSLGYARMKHERGEFHAICGDATKLPFAQGVFDAALVGELLEHCARPAQVLGGIAQCVKPGGCLILTTPNGERIGNRDRTFASACAEEDEGRQFGPGGEDHLFEFTLGELSGVVRDAGLEVISTRRLGSALHSNRLRALRKGLSPEAVRRLAEPLNATPVLGPKLALTLLVVARVH; encoded by the coding sequence ATGAAGGACGCGCGGGAGATCGTCCCCCTCAACCCCGAGCAAGCCCGCCTGCGAGACTTTGACCTGCGCGAGATCAATGCGCAGGACCCGGGCGACCACATGGCGCTGAAGTACATGGCGCGGCTGGAGGCAGTGGCGGCTGCGGTGCGCAAATACGCCCCCTTTGGCGGACTGGTGCTGGAAGTCGGTTGCGCGCAGGCCAATGCAGGCCTGCTCCTGGCCGAAGAAGGGTACCGATGCGTGGGTCTGGACCTGCTGCCGGATTCGTTGGGCTACGCCCGGATGAAGCACGAGCGCGGGGAGTTCCATGCGATCTGCGGGGATGCGACGAAGCTGCCTTTTGCACAGGGGGTTTTTGATGCGGCGCTGGTGGGGGAGCTGCTGGAGCACTGTGCGCGGCCTGCGCAGGTGCTTGGCGGGATTGCACAGTGTGTCAAGCCCGGCGGGTGTCTGATCCTGACGACGCCAAACGGCGAGCGTATCGGCAACCGCGATCGGACCTTTGCATCGGCTTGCGCGGAGGAAGACGAGGGGCGGCAGTTCGGTCCCGGCGGTGAAGACCACCTCTTCGAGTTCACACTTGGGGAACTATCAGGGGTCGTGCGGGATGCCGGGCTGGAAGTGATCTCCACGCGCCGGCTGGGGTCGGCGCTGCACAGCAACCGGCTTCGCGCGCTGCGGAAGGGGCTCTCCCCGGAGGCTGTCCGGCGCCTAGCAGAGCCCTTGAACGCCACGCCGGTGCTGGGACCGAAGCTCGCACTGACACTGCTTGTGGTGGCGCGAGTGCACTAA
- a CDS encoding FMN-binding glutamate synthase family protein gives MPLSVPNASGATETHLRTRNSYSRLSGMCATCLDGCPGYCEVGRSAYRGAEAIYPQPFGDVTAGAEKEYPISYADFNISGTAVGAVGVEADSDKAIFPAVDLTISLGHDGGIKLDLPFVIPGLGSTDIAGKNWSGLAAGAALTGTLLTIGENVCGMDDEAEFSRDPIPQVLQSPDMRHRVRTFRDWQENGRGGIVLQENVEDSRLGIMKYGIQELGVTIAELKWGQGAKDIGGEVKIDKLAKAQRLKGRGYIVLPDPDDPHVQEAYERGAIKEFERHSRIGMVTEEGFMQRVQELRDLGAKYVFLKTGAYRPADLARAVKYASLAKIDVLTVDAAGGGTGMSPWRMMNEWGVPPIEMLTLTREYMDRLASRGEYVPDLVIAGGIAFEDQIFKAFALGAPYVKAVGMARAPICAAHVAKNIASRVKSGDLDKIHSAYGDKLNSIFVWFHELKSRLGPRMEELPAGGIGVYHYYMRLAQGLRQLMCGARKFGLEHLTRDDVFALTREAAELTGVKYVMDVDRDEVDKILG, from the coding sequence ATGCCGTTGTCCGTACCCAATGCCAGTGGCGCTACAGAAACTCACCTCCGCACGCGCAACTCGTACTCGCGCCTCAGCGGGATGTGCGCCACCTGCCTCGACGGCTGCCCGGGATATTGCGAGGTTGGCCGATCCGCATACCGTGGCGCGGAGGCCATCTACCCACAGCCCTTTGGCGATGTGACCGCCGGAGCCGAAAAGGAGTACCCGATCAGCTACGCGGATTTCAACATCAGCGGGACCGCCGTGGGTGCCGTGGGTGTGGAAGCCGACAGTGACAAGGCAATCTTCCCGGCCGTCGACCTCACCATCTCCCTTGGCCACGACGGAGGCATCAAGCTGGACCTGCCCTTCGTCATCCCCGGACTTGGCAGCACCGACATCGCCGGCAAGAACTGGAGCGGCCTGGCGGCCGGCGCAGCGCTCACCGGCACACTCTTGACCATCGGCGAGAATGTCTGTGGGATGGACGACGAGGCTGAGTTCTCTCGAGATCCAATTCCCCAGGTGCTGCAGTCCCCGGACATGCGCCACCGCGTGCGCACCTTCCGGGACTGGCAGGAGAACGGCCGTGGCGGCATCGTGCTGCAGGAGAACGTCGAGGACAGCCGCCTGGGCATCATGAAGTACGGAATCCAGGAGCTTGGCGTCACCATTGCCGAGCTGAAGTGGGGCCAGGGCGCAAAAGACATCGGTGGCGAGGTCAAGATCGACAAGCTGGCCAAGGCGCAGCGCCTCAAGGGCCGCGGGTACATCGTCCTGCCGGACCCGGACGACCCCCATGTGCAGGAAGCATACGAACGCGGTGCGATCAAGGAGTTCGAGCGCCACTCGCGCATCGGCATGGTCACCGAAGAGGGGTTCATGCAGCGGGTTCAGGAACTGCGGGACCTGGGCGCGAAGTACGTGTTCCTGAAGACCGGCGCGTACCGGCCGGCGGACCTTGCGCGTGCCGTCAAGTACGCATCTCTGGCGAAGATCGACGTTCTCACCGTAGATGCCGCGGGTGGCGGCACAGGCATGAGCCCGTGGCGCATGATGAACGAATGGGGCGTTCCGCCCATCGAGATGCTGACTCTGACCCGGGAGTACATGGACAGGCTGGCGTCACGGGGCGAGTACGTGCCCGACCTGGTGATTGCCGGCGGCATCGCCTTCGAGGACCAGATCTTCAAGGCATTCGCCCTGGGCGCACCGTATGTGAAGGCGGTTGGCATGGCACGCGCGCCCATCTGCGCCGCGCACGTGGCCAAGAACATCGCCAGTCGCGTCAAGAGCGGAGACCTGGACAAGATCCATTCGGCATACGGCGACAAGCTCAACAGCATCTTCGTGTGGTTCCATGAACTGAAGAGCAGACTTGGTCCGCGGATGGAAGAGCTGCCGGCCGGCGGCATTGGCGTGTACCACTACTACATGCGCCTGGCCCAGGGCCTGCGCCAGCTCATGTGCGGCGCCC
- a CDS encoding helix-turn-helix transcriptional regulator, translated as MQKSPRHAAAEPLMPPAARKQSRLLEPAILLLLLETDGVYGYEMPEQIAQVGLTEAQIDASAVYRSLRWLESHEQVRSTWDTTGDGHPRRRYYITELGVKALSLWADVLRRRQEALSRYMVRYREGVARYRKRRDI; from the coding sequence ATGCAAAAATCCCCACGTCACGCTGCCGCCGAACCGCTCATGCCCCCCGCCGCACGCAAGCAATCGCGGCTCCTGGAGCCGGCGATACTTCTTCTCCTCCTGGAGACCGACGGCGTCTACGGCTACGAAATGCCCGAGCAGATCGCCCAGGTGGGACTCACGGAAGCTCAAATCGATGCCTCCGCCGTCTATCGATCCCTGCGCTGGCTCGAAAGTCACGAGCAGGTGCGGTCTACCTGGGACACCACTGGCGACGGCCATCCGCGTCGCAGGTACTACATCACCGAGCTAGGAGTGAAAGCCCTCAGCCTCTGGGCCGATGTGCTCCGCCGCAGGCAGGAGGCGCTGAGTCGCTACATGGTCAGGTACCGGGAAGGGGTGGCGCGCTATCGCAAGCGGCGGGACATCTGA
- a CDS encoding DUF1559 domain-containing protein — MRRGFTLIELLVVIAIIAILAAILFPVFARAREKARQTSCLSNLKQLGLGMLMYAQDYDECTPVAYSGINWWNGTWRERLLPYVKNYQIYDCPSRRLGVPPSGNGCYGINAYIGEAQAFVTLAQIEEPAQTFGIGENNEGDWVIEPSDQFVNPPPFDLGAGRVAAHHNEGANFVYMDGHAKWMKLSTAHENNLYYWLVNKP, encoded by the coding sequence ATGCGTCGAGGATTCACGCTCATCGAACTACTGGTCGTGATCGCTATCATCGCCATTCTGGCGGCGATCCTTTTTCCCGTGTTCGCGCGAGCCCGGGAGAAGGCAAGACAGACCTCGTGTCTGAGCAACCTGAAGCAGCTTGGCCTGGGGATGCTCATGTACGCGCAGGATTACGATGAGTGCACACCTGTCGCGTACAGCGGGATCAACTGGTGGAACGGTACGTGGCGCGAGCGGCTGCTGCCGTATGTGAAGAACTACCAGATTTACGACTGTCCCTCGCGACGCCTGGGAGTCCCGCCATCGGGCAACGGTTGCTACGGAATCAATGCGTATATAGGCGAGGCCCAGGCTTTCGTGACGCTGGCGCAGATTGAGGAGCCTGCGCAGACTTTCGGGATCGGCGAGAACAATGAGGGCGACTGGGTCATCGAGCCCTCAGACCAGTTCGTAAACCCGCCGCCCTTCGACCTGGGCGCGGGACGAGTCGCCGCGCACCACAATGAAGGCGCGAACTTCGTCTACATGGACGGTCATGCGAAGTGGATGAAGCTGTCCACGGCCCATGAGAACAACCTTTACTACTGGCTTGTGAACAAGCCGTAG
- a CDS encoding phosphoglycerate kinase, which produces MAKKTIRDVNLEGKKVFVRVDFNVPLDGTTITDDTRIRAALPTLEALSGSGLVLASHLGRPKGKRVPEESLAPCAARLSELLGKPVAFVDDCIGEARDEAVTNLKPGEVVLLENTRFYKGEESKDKDEMMAFAQQLAAGVDAYVNDAFGSSHRKHASVYGVPSIVKPAVMGLLVQAEVEALGAVYNAQPEGFVVILGGAKVDEKINVILSLLPRCGKMLIGGAMAWAFFKAKGMEIGMSYCPEGSPEAAEKVLNEMGDHLDKLVLPVDVHMKNEQGDHSLLYAPADGIKPGWDALDIGPETRALFSDLIKGAKVIFWNGPMGKFEDKPFDEGTLAVAQAVADCPGYCVVGGGDSVAAVTQMGLADKMEHVSTGGGASLEFMENGSLPGIDALDDL; this is translated from the coding sequence TTGGCGAAGAAGACAATCAGAGACGTGAATCTGGAGGGCAAGAAGGTTTTCGTCCGCGTGGATTTCAACGTCCCGCTGGATGGCACCACCATCACGGACGATACGCGGATCCGCGCGGCGCTGCCCACCCTCGAGGCGCTGTCGGGTTCCGGGCTCGTGCTGGCGTCCCACCTTGGCCGGCCCAAGGGTAAGCGCGTACCCGAGGAGAGCCTGGCGCCCTGCGCAGCGCGGCTGAGCGAACTCCTGGGCAAGCCCGTGGCTTTCGTGGATGACTGCATTGGCGAGGCAAGGGACGAGGCCGTGACCAATCTCAAGCCCGGCGAAGTCGTGCTCCTGGAGAATACCCGCTTCTACAAGGGCGAGGAGTCCAAGGACAAGGACGAAATGATGGCCTTCGCGCAGCAGCTTGCGGCCGGCGTGGATGCCTACGTCAATGATGCTTTCGGAAGCAGCCACCGCAAGCACGCGTCGGTCTACGGGGTGCCCTCCATCGTGAAGCCCGCTGTGATGGGGCTTCTTGTGCAGGCCGAAGTCGAGGCGCTGGGTGCGGTGTATAATGCTCAGCCCGAGGGCTTCGTGGTCATTCTCGGCGGCGCGAAAGTGGACGAAAAGATCAACGTGATCCTCAGCCTTCTGCCGCGATGCGGAAAGATGCTCATCGGCGGCGCGATGGCCTGGGCGTTCTTCAAAGCCAAGGGCATGGAGATCGGAATGTCCTATTGCCCGGAAGGCAGCCCCGAAGCGGCGGAGAAGGTCCTGAACGAGATGGGCGATCATCTGGACAAGCTGGTGCTGCCGGTGGATGTCCACATGAAAAACGAGCAGGGCGACCATTCGCTGCTGTACGCCCCGGCAGACGGCATCAAACCGGGCTGGGATGCGCTGGATATAGGCCCGGAGACACGCGCACTGTTCAGCGACCTCATCAAGGGCGCGAAGGTAATCTTCTGGAACGGACCCATGGGCAAGTTCGAGGACAAGCCCTTCGACGAGGGCACGCTGGCCGTGGCCCAGGCCGTCGCGGACTGCCCGGGTTACTGCGTGGTGGGCGGCGGCGATTCTGTGGCCGCGGTGACCCAGATGGGTCTCGCGGACAAGATGGAGCACGTTTCCACCGGCGGCGGCGCATCTCTGGAGTTCATGGAGAACGGCAGCCTGCCTGGTATTGACGCTCTCGACGACCTGTGA
- a CDS encoding type II secretion system F family protein, whose amino-acid sequence MTVGRERGYSPRDFRRVSDGRQVRRIPDFEYTGRTEQGTEVKGKIEAPSKAAASVRLRQKGIWIEALEESGAARRKAATPRRWWFAYGLAPVRPGSMGHFFDQLAGLYRAGVSLGEAVDGMTARVSSGKLARVLRETRPIVQHGGTLADGLETFPQVFPPGVVGMVRVGEMTGNLDEVALDLAADYHGEQRIWWLLLIPKIYFLIVLVLAALIPSFPMVVQAPDIMSGLRLWVAHVVAKVLPWMLVAVAAYLMLRVVWNLPGVLRVRDIPAYYLPVWRGLTVRYGLCRFFRALELSVRAGVDFPTALESAADAAGNRFMVRQIRAAGEAARRGTPLDQALMLCPFISKELLGSLSSAAQGGTFDQTLPRLTEQMKTARDQMMGGLRLAALVLIYATTVLIALGALIAGYLLLYKSIFERAGVGDILE is encoded by the coding sequence TTGACCGTGGGTCGCGAAAGGGGCTACTCTCCCCGTGACTTCCGGCGCGTAAGCGATGGGCGGCAGGTGAGGCGTATCCCGGACTTCGAGTACACCGGTCGAACCGAACAGGGAACCGAGGTCAAGGGCAAGATCGAGGCGCCGTCCAAGGCCGCGGCATCTGTCCGCCTGCGGCAGAAGGGCATCTGGATCGAGGCCCTCGAGGAATCCGGGGCTGCGCGACGCAAGGCGGCGACCCCCAGGCGCTGGTGGTTCGCCTACGGTCTCGCGCCGGTGAGGCCGGGGAGCATGGGGCACTTTTTCGACCAACTCGCCGGCCTGTATCGGGCCGGGGTGAGCCTTGGCGAAGCAGTGGACGGGATGACCGCGCGAGTCTCCAGCGGGAAACTGGCGCGGGTGCTGCGGGAGACGCGGCCCATCGTGCAGCACGGGGGGACGTTGGCCGACGGTCTTGAAACCTTCCCACAAGTTTTCCCGCCCGGCGTTGTGGGGATGGTCCGCGTGGGCGAGATGACGGGGAACCTGGATGAGGTAGCGCTGGACCTCGCGGCGGATTACCATGGTGAGCAGCGTATCTGGTGGCTGCTCCTGATCCCGAAGATCTACTTCCTGATAGTCCTGGTTCTGGCGGCACTGATCCCGAGTTTCCCGATGGTCGTGCAAGCGCCGGATATCATGTCCGGCCTGCGGCTCTGGGTGGCCCACGTCGTCGCGAAGGTGCTGCCCTGGATGTTGGTGGCGGTCGCGGCGTACTTGATGTTGCGGGTTGTGTGGAACCTCCCGGGCGTGTTGCGGGTCCGTGATATACCGGCGTACTACCTGCCGGTCTGGCGAGGGCTCACGGTGCGCTACGGGCTGTGTCGGTTCTTCCGGGCGCTGGAGCTATCGGTGCGGGCCGGGGTGGATTTCCCGACGGCCCTGGAGAGCGCGGCGGATGCGGCGGGCAACCGGTTCATGGTGCGGCAGATCAGGGCGGCGGGGGAAGCGGCCCGGAGGGGGACGCCGCTGGACCAGGCGCTCATGCTCTGCCCGTTCATTTCGAAGGAACTGCTGGGAAGCCTGAGTTCGGCGGCGCAGGGCGGGACCTTCGACCAGACACTGCCGCGCCTGACGGAGCAGATGAAGACGGCCCGGGACCAGATGATGGGCGGGCTGCGGTTGGCCGCGCTGGTCCTGATCTACGCAACCACGGTGCTCATCGCATTGGGCGCGCTGATCGCGGGGTATCTGTTGCTGTACAAGAGCATCTTCGAACGCGCCGGGGTGGGGGATATTCTGGAGTGA
- the gap gene encoding type I glyceraldehyde-3-phosphate dehydrogenase, whose translation MAIKVGINGFGRIGRQVFKALWENFRDDVEIVAVNDLTDDTTLAHLLKYDSIYGKMDADITVGEGALVVDGVEIKSLEERDPAALPWGDLGVQVVLESTGRFTDEEKAALHLQAGAKKVVISAPAKGDGVKTIVLGVNDAEYDPAQHNLVSNASCTTNCLAPMCKVLVDNFGVEMGLMTTIHSYTNDQVILDFPHKDLRRARAAAINMIPTTTGAAKAIGLVVPELKGKMHGYAMRVPTPTGSVTDLTALLSKKTTVEEINAAFKAAAESGPLANVLDYTDEPIVLADIVGSKASCTFDADCTTLLEGNFVKILGWYDNEWGYSNRTAELIKKIGDMGGF comes from the coding sequence GTGGCTATCAAGGTCGGTATCAATGGGTTTGGCCGCATCGGTCGTCAAGTCTTCAAGGCTCTGTGGGAGAATTTCCGCGACGACGTGGAGATCGTGGCCGTCAATGACCTGACGGATGACACAACTCTGGCGCACCTGCTGAAGTACGACAGCATCTACGGCAAGATGGATGCGGACATTACCGTGGGCGAGGGCGCGCTGGTCGTCGATGGTGTCGAGATCAAGAGCCTGGAGGAACGGGACCCGGCTGCGCTGCCGTGGGGAGACCTTGGCGTGCAGGTAGTCCTCGAGTCCACCGGGCGTTTCACCGACGAGGAAAAGGCTGCCCTGCACCTGCAAGCCGGCGCGAAGAAGGTCGTCATCTCGGCCCCGGCCAAGGGCGACGGCGTGAAGACCATCGTTCTGGGCGTCAATGATGCCGAGTACGATCCGGCCCAGCACAACCTGGTGTCCAACGCAAGCTGCACCACCAACTGTCTGGCTCCGATGTGCAAGGTCCTCGTGGACAATTTCGGCGTTGAAATGGGCCTCATGACCACGATCCACAGTTACACCAATGACCAGGTCATCCTGGACTTCCCGCACAAGGACCTGCGGCGTGCCCGTGCTGCCGCGATCAACATGATCCCGACCACCACCGGCGCCGCCAAGGCCATTGGTCTGGTCGTTCCGGAGCTGAAGGGCAAGATGCACGGCTATGCCATGCGCGTGCCGACCCCGACCGGCTCCGTCACCGACCTCACCGCGCTGCTGAGCAAGAAGACCACGGTTGAGGAGATTAACGCTGCGTTCAAGGCCGCCGCGGAATCCGGCCCGCTGGCGAACGTGCTGGACTACACCGACGAGCCCATCGTCCTTGCGGACATCGTGGGTTCCAAGGCGTCCTGCACTTTCGATGCCGATTGCACCACTCTGCTCGAGGGCAATTTCGTGAAGATCCTCGGCTGGTACGACAACGAGTGGGGTTACAGCAACCGCACCGCGGAACTGATAAAGAAGATCGGCGACATGGGCGGGTTCTAG
- a CDS encoding DNA-protecting protein DprA, protein MPTPEMRKARYVALAWGAGLGPAGFRRVVAHFGSPAAVIAASEQDLALPSLRLDPGQIQLISSLRSRLDTFRAELAQLKQECISVYCDWEEGFPALLKGIRNPPVVVCIAGRLLPEDDPAIAIIGTRTPSPDGARMARDLGAAFARTGTTVVAGLARGCDTEAHYGALEAGGRTIAVLGSGIRVITPRENLSLARLIFERGAVLSEQPPSAQPTTATLMARNRLQSALSRGVIVVEARATGGSINTAESALDQGRLLLAVRWPDDRETAAGNNALIQRGALPVRGPGDAPDIRLQIADHIGRMKSAAKVTAIQPSLFPDGD, encoded by the coding sequence ATGCCCACCCCCGAAATGCGCAAGGCGCGTTATGTGGCACTGGCCTGGGGAGCCGGTCTTGGTCCCGCGGGGTTTCGCCGCGTTGTGGCTCACTTTGGCTCACCCGCCGCCGTAATCGCCGCCTCGGAGCAAGACCTGGCCCTCCCGTCTCTGCGCCTGGATCCAGGCCAGATCCAGCTCATCAGCTCCTTGAGAAGCCGCCTCGACACTTTCCGCGCTGAACTCGCCCAACTGAAGCAGGAGTGCATCAGCGTCTACTGCGACTGGGAGGAGGGCTTCCCCGCCCTGCTCAAGGGCATCCGCAACCCTCCCGTGGTGGTGTGTATCGCCGGGCGCCTTCTGCCCGAGGATGATCCCGCCATTGCAATCATCGGCACCCGCACCCCCAGCCCGGACGGGGCGCGCATGGCCCGTGATCTGGGGGCTGCCTTCGCCCGCACCGGAACCACGGTGGTCGCAGGCCTCGCGCGGGGTTGCGACACCGAAGCCCATTACGGCGCTCTCGAAGCCGGAGGCCGCACCATCGCCGTACTCGGCTCAGGCATCCGCGTCATTACACCCCGCGAGAACCTCAGCCTCGCCCGGCTCATCTTCGAGCGCGGAGCGGTTCTTTCCGAGCAGCCACCCTCCGCCCAGCCCACCACCGCCACCCTCATGGCCCGCAACCGCCTGCAAAGCGCCCTGAGTCGCGGGGTCATCGTGGTCGAAGCCCGGGCCACCGGCGGCTCCATCAATACCGCCGAGAGCGCCTTGGACCAGGGCCGCCTGCTCCTGGCTGTGCGCTGGCCGGATGACCGCGAGACCGCCGCCGGAAACAACGCGCTCATCCAACGCGGTGCATTGCCCGTCCGGGGACCCGGCGACGCTCCGGACATCCGCCTGCAGATTGCGGACCACATAGGGCGGATGAAGTCTGCCGCGAAGGTCACTGCGATCCAGCCGTCTCTCTTCCCGGACGGGGATTGA
- a CDS encoding triose-phosphate isomerase, with protein MRTPIMAGNWKMNMNNEEACALACAVKEQAGNISGVEVILCPPATALTTVVDCVKGSAIEVGAQNMFWMDSGAYTGEISADMIKSTGAKWVIIGHSERRGRFGVAEEGFTEELQKVFGDTDASVNRKIAKALEAGIRPIACCGELLSEREAGKTDEIVSAQVRAMFEGMCGCNARNVVIAYEPVWAIGTGEVCDADEADRVCGVIRSVVAEIGGAEVAEAVRILYGGSVKPDNVEGLMAKPNIDGGLVGGASLKADSFVALIEACKPKGGCCCCGQ; from the coding sequence ATGCGAACGCCCATCATGGCGGGGAACTGGAAGATGAACATGAACAATGAGGAGGCCTGTGCGCTGGCCTGCGCGGTCAAGGAACAGGCGGGCAACATTTCCGGGGTGGAAGTCATCCTGTGCCCGCCGGCAACCGCATTGACCACCGTGGTCGACTGCGTGAAGGGTTCGGCCATCGAAGTTGGCGCCCAGAACATGTTCTGGATGGACAGCGGCGCGTACACCGGCGAGATCTCCGCAGATATGATCAAGTCCACCGGCGCGAAGTGGGTCATCATCGGGCATTCTGAGCGCCGTGGCCGCTTCGGTGTGGCTGAAGAGGGTTTCACCGAGGAGCTCCAGAAGGTCTTCGGGGACACCGATGCAAGCGTGAACCGGAAGATCGCCAAGGCCCTTGAGGCCGGCATCAGGCCCATCGCCTGCTGCGGCGAGCTTCTGTCCGAGCGCGAGGCCGGCAAGACGGACGAGATCGTGTCCGCACAAGTCCGGGCGATGTTCGAGGGCATGTGCGGCTGCAATGCCCGCAACGTGGTGATCGCCTACGAACCGGTCTGGGCCATTGGGACCGGCGAGGTCTGCGACGCCGATGAAGCAGACCGCGTCTGCGGGGTAATCCGCTCTGTGGTGGCCGAGATCGGTGGTGCGGAAGTAGCCGAGGCCGTGCGCATTCTCTACGGCGGCAGCGTGAAGCCGGACAACGTCGAGGGCCTCATGGCCAAGCCAAACATCGACGGAGGCCTCGTTGGCGGCGCGTCGCTCAAGGCCGACAGTTTCGTAGCGCTCATCGAGGCCTGCAAGCCCAAGGGCGGTTGCTGCTGCTGCGGTCAGTAG